Proteins co-encoded in one Opitutus terrae PB90-1 genomic window:
- a CDS encoding non-ribosomal peptide synthetase, with translation MSDGPTIAELKERARAGDAGALQALRGRGFFAGKSGDTQSWPVSAAQRRLWVIDRMMPGLPVYNIATALQLDGALDVDSLRRAVHALIERHEALRTTFTEVDGEPRQLIGAVDPAVWRELDLSGATDPLAEARVRAADEAAQPFDLGRGPLFRCTLVRLATERHLLLCTLHHIVSDAWSAEIMQRELAALYGAFAGGAANPLPPLPRQYRDFARWQNEQLAGPAGERARAAWLRQLGGERTTLALPTDFVRPAVQNAAGRTFRFALGRDTSRALAELGRAHGATTFMTLVALLKLLLARYTGQEDISVGSPVAGRERVEWEGMIGFFVNTLVLRDRVARDDTFVTLLARVRETCLHAYEHQAYPFDRLVDDLKLERDFSRSPLFDVSVQLLTGGARGGTVAGLRLTEFDHGFSPAKCDLSFDFTDTGVELVCSLTYHAELFAEARIRRLADHLRQLAIAIVADPSCRLGEYELLAPEERRRLLVAFNPTPVAAPMDTLPAAFERVAARQPAAAALRHGGTVLSYAELDAGANRIAQRLRARGVAREAIVAVMLERGCAWTEALLGVMKAGAIYLPIDPALPPGRVTTMLRDSGAVLVITSPDLQVRLPDGLEVLLVERADESTMVDGARASANAPAPADGAYLIYTSGSTGEPKGVLVEHRGLVNTIRDQIAQLGLSAADRVLQFASTSFDASLFEVWNAWLSGATLVIAPEAARSDAAAFRALLREAAVTMAVLPPSFLRSLDRAELSLRILFTAGEAADPEDARHYAARLTYVNGYGPTEASICSTIHVVQPGDAMPFGVPIGRPIGGTRAYVLDAAGQLAPIGVIGELWVAGAGVARGYWRRPELTAERFAPDPFFPGGRMYRTGDRCRWREDGALEFFGRTDAQIKLRGFRIELGEIEAALRGCAGVREAAVTLRIDGGTAPRLVGYVVPVEGSGFDEPAVREQLRQRLPDYMVPAAFVTLAAMPLSTAGKIDRRALPPPTAVHADYVAPRDDVERVVTSVLSEVLRAERLGVHDGFFQHGGNSLLAIQAISRLRDTFRRELPITDFFAQPTPEGVAAALRRDLAQREHVEKVARLILRLAAMSPEEKQQLLAQRRGAGAGGGAA, from the coding sequence ATGAGTGACGGACCGACAATCGCCGAACTGAAGGAGCGCGCCCGGGCGGGCGACGCCGGTGCGCTGCAGGCGTTGCGCGGCCGTGGCTTCTTCGCCGGCAAATCCGGGGACACTCAGAGCTGGCCGGTGTCGGCGGCGCAGCGCCGGCTGTGGGTGATTGATCGGATGATGCCCGGGCTGCCGGTCTACAATATCGCGACGGCGCTGCAGCTCGACGGGGCGCTCGATGTGGACTCGCTGCGGCGGGCGGTGCACGCGTTGATCGAGCGGCACGAAGCGCTGCGCACGACCTTCACCGAAGTGGACGGAGAACCGCGGCAGCTGATCGGCGCGGTGGACCCGGCGGTGTGGCGCGAACTCGATCTCAGCGGCGCAACGGATCCCCTCGCGGAAGCGCGAGTGCGGGCGGCCGACGAGGCGGCGCAGCCGTTTGATCTGGGACGCGGTCCGCTGTTTCGCTGCACGCTCGTGCGGCTGGCGACCGAGCGGCACCTGCTGCTTTGCACGCTACACCACATCGTCAGCGACGCCTGGTCCGCGGAGATCATGCAACGCGAGCTGGCGGCGCTGTATGGGGCGTTTGCGGGAGGTGCAGCAAACCCCCTTCCTCCGCTGCCGCGGCAGTATCGCGATTTCGCGCGCTGGCAGAACGAACAGCTGGCCGGTCCCGCGGGGGAGCGCGCGCGAGCGGCCTGGCTGCGTCAACTGGGCGGCGAGCGCACGACGCTCGCGTTGCCCACCGATTTCGTGCGACCGGCGGTGCAGAACGCCGCGGGCCGGACGTTCCGGTTCGCGCTGGGCCGCGACACATCACGAGCCCTGGCGGAGCTGGGCCGGGCGCATGGTGCCACGACGTTCATGACGCTGGTGGCGCTGCTGAAACTTCTGCTGGCCCGCTACACGGGGCAGGAAGACATCAGCGTGGGCAGCCCGGTGGCCGGACGCGAGCGGGTGGAGTGGGAGGGAATGATCGGGTTCTTCGTGAACACGCTCGTGCTGCGGGATCGCGTGGCGCGCGACGACACGTTCGTGACGCTGCTCGCGCGGGTGCGTGAAACCTGCCTCCACGCGTATGAGCACCAGGCGTATCCATTTGACCGGTTGGTGGACGACCTGAAGCTCGAGCGCGATTTCAGCCGGTCGCCGCTGTTCGACGTGTCGGTGCAGCTGCTCACCGGCGGCGCACGCGGCGGGACGGTGGCCGGACTGCGGCTGACCGAGTTTGATCACGGATTCTCGCCGGCAAAGTGCGACCTGAGTTTCGATTTCACGGACACGGGCGTCGAGCTGGTTTGTTCGCTGACCTATCACGCGGAGTTGTTCGCGGAAGCGCGGATTCGCCGGCTGGCGGACCATCTGCGGCAACTCGCGATCGCCATCGTGGCGGATCCGTCGTGCCGGCTCGGCGAATACGAGCTGCTCGCGCCAGAGGAGCGTCGGCGGCTGCTGGTGGCGTTCAATCCGACACCGGTCGCGGCGCCGATGGACACGCTGCCCGCGGCGTTTGAGCGCGTGGCTGCGCGACAACCGGCGGCGGCGGCCCTCCGGCACGGCGGTACCGTGCTCAGCTATGCGGAACTCGACGCCGGCGCGAATCGGATCGCGCAGCGGCTGCGCGCGCGGGGCGTGGCGCGTGAGGCGATCGTGGCCGTGATGCTCGAGCGCGGGTGCGCATGGACCGAGGCGCTACTCGGCGTGATGAAGGCCGGCGCCATTTATCTGCCGATCGATCCGGCGCTGCCGCCGGGCCGCGTGACGACGATGCTGCGCGATAGCGGGGCGGTGCTCGTCATCACGTCGCCCGATCTGCAGGTGCGTCTGCCGGACGGGCTGGAGGTTCTCCTCGTGGAGCGCGCGGACGAGTCCACGATGGTTGACGGAGCGCGCGCGTCGGCCAATGCGCCCGCGCCGGCGGACGGCGCGTATCTGATCTACACGTCGGGCTCGACCGGGGAACCCAAAGGGGTGCTGGTCGAGCACCGCGGCCTGGTGAACACGATCCGGGACCAAATCGCGCAGCTGGGTTTGTCCGCGGCCGACCGGGTGCTCCAGTTCGCGAGCACCTCCTTCGATGCCTCGCTGTTCGAGGTGTGGAACGCCTGGCTGAGCGGCGCGACGCTCGTGATCGCGCCGGAAGCGGCGCGGAGCGACGCAGCGGCGTTTCGCGCGTTGCTGCGCGAAGCGGCGGTGACGATGGCTGTGCTGCCGCCGTCATTCCTGCGCAGTTTGGATCGGGCCGAGCTCTCGCTGCGAATTCTGTTCACCGCGGGCGAAGCGGCCGATCCGGAGGACGCGAGACACTATGCGGCGCGGCTTACCTATGTGAATGGCTACGGGCCGACGGAGGCATCGATCTGCAGCACGATTCACGTGGTGCAGCCGGGCGACGCGATGCCTTTTGGCGTGCCGATTGGGCGTCCGATCGGAGGAACGCGAGCCTACGTGCTCGACGCGGCGGGTCAGTTGGCGCCCATCGGCGTGATCGGTGAACTGTGGGTGGCGGGAGCGGGCGTGGCGCGCGGCTACTGGCGCCGGCCGGAGCTGACCGCCGAGCGGTTCGCGCCGGATCCGTTTTTCCCGGGCGGTCGGATGTACCGCACCGGCGATCGGTGCCGCTGGCGCGAGGACGGCGCGCTGGAGTTTTTCGGGCGAACGGATGCGCAGATCAAGCTGCGCGGTTTTCGGATCGAGCTCGGCGAGATCGAGGCGGCGTTGCGCGGCTGCGCGGGAGTGCGGGAGGCGGCGGTGACGCTGCGGATCGACGGCGGAACCGCGCCGCGACTCGTCGGCTACGTGGTGCCCGTCGAGGGCTCAGGCTTCGACGAGCCGGCGGTGCGCGAACAGCTTCGGCAGCGACTGCCGGACTACATGGTGCCGGCGGCGTTCGTGACGCTGGCGGCGATGCCGCTTTCGACGGCGGGCAAGATCGACCGGCGCGCGCTGCCGCCACCGACGGCGGTGCACGCGGATTACGTGGCGCCGCGCGACGACGTCGAGCGCGTGGTGACCAGTGTGTTGAGCGAAGTCTTACGCGCGGAGCGGCTCGGCGTGCACGACGGGTTTTTCCAGCACGGCGGCAATTCGCTGCTGGCGATCCAGGCGATCTCGCGGCTGCGCGACACGTTCCGGCGCGAGCTGCCGATCACCGACTTTTTTGCGCAGCCGACGCCGGAAGGCGTGGCGGCGGCGCTCCGGCGTGACCTGGCGCAGCGCGAACACGTGGAGAAAGTCGCGCGGCTGATCCTGCGGCTCGCGGCGATGTCACCGGAGGAGAAGCAGCAGTTGCTCGCGCAGCGGCGGGGCGCGGGGGCAGGCGGAGGTGCGGCGTGA